In Streptomyces sp. P3, one DNA window encodes the following:
- a CDS encoding GvpL/GvpF family gas vesicle protein, producing MNGLRYVYAVCRPLGAPLQTALSGVAGDPPRLLAHHGLIAVVSHVPERDFAQEPLRRRLEDLDWLTETARAHQQVIDALTAVTTPLPLRLATVFRDDSGVRVMMEEREQDFLRTLDRLEGRVEWGVKVYVEPEAREPEPAAARPASGRDYLRQRRTRARARDDTWQRAEEFAGRLHTTLSARAEDARLHPPQNSALSEASGQNVLNAAYLVPRAQSEEFVEIVDRTKGEEPGIRVELTGPWAAYSFVDMMEETGAGGPGEDA from the coding sequence GTGAACGGACTGCGCTACGTGTACGCCGTCTGCCGCCCCCTCGGCGCGCCCCTGCAGACCGCCCTGTCGGGCGTGGCGGGGGATCCGCCCCGGCTGCTCGCTCACCACGGCCTGATCGCCGTGGTGAGCCATGTGCCGGAGCGCGACTTCGCGCAGGAGCCGCTCCGCCGCCGTCTGGAGGACCTGGACTGGCTCACGGAGACCGCCAGGGCCCATCAGCAGGTCATCGACGCCCTGACGGCCGTCACCACGCCGCTGCCGCTCCGGCTCGCCACGGTCTTCCGGGACGACAGCGGGGTCCGCGTGATGATGGAGGAGCGCGAGCAGGACTTCCTGCGCACCCTGGACCGGCTCGAGGGGCGGGTCGAGTGGGGCGTGAAGGTGTACGTCGAGCCCGAGGCGCGGGAGCCCGAGCCGGCGGCCGCCAGGCCCGCCTCGGGCCGTGACTACCTCCGGCAGCGGCGTACCCGGGCCCGGGCCCGGGACGACACCTGGCAGCGGGCCGAGGAGTTCGCCGGCCGGCTGCACACGACGCTCTCCGCGCGCGCCGAGGACGCCCGGCTCCACCCGCCGCAGAACTCCGCGCTCTCCGAGGCGTCCGGGCAGAACGTGCTGAACGCGGCCTATCTGGTGCCGCGCGCACAGTCCGAGGAGTTCGTGGAGATCGTGGACCGCACGAAGGGCGAGGAGCCCGGGATACGGGTGGAGCTCACCGGACCGTGGGCGGCCTATTCCTTCGTGGACATGATGGAGGAAACCGGGGCCGGCGGGCCGGGGGAGGACGCATGA
- a CDS encoding gas vesicle protein gives MTVVERREVALVDLLDRLLAGGVVITGDITLRIADVDLVRIDLNALISSVNEQVPSPWEDLL, from the coding sequence ATGACCGTCGTGGAGCGCCGCGAGGTCGCCCTCGTCGACCTGCTCGACCGGCTGCTGGCCGGAGGCGTCGTCATCACGGGGGACATCACCCTGCGCATCGCGGACGTCGATCTCGTCCGCATCGACCTCAACGCACTGATCAGCTCGGTGAACGAGCAGGTGCCGTCGCCCTGGGAGGACCTGCTGTGA
- a CDS encoding gas vesicle protein K, whose product MTDRRHRVDLEPDTVERDLVKLVLTVVELLRQLMERQAVRRFDTGDLSEEQEERIGLTLMLLDERMTELRERYGLRPEDLNLDLGPLGPLLPRE is encoded by the coding sequence GTGACGGACCGCCGGCACCGTGTCGACCTCGAGCCCGACACCGTCGAGCGCGACCTGGTCAAGCTCGTCCTGACCGTCGTGGAACTGCTGCGCCAGCTGATGGAACGGCAGGCGGTGCGCCGCTTCGACACGGGGGACCTGAGCGAGGAGCAGGAGGAGCGCATCGGACTCACCCTGATGCTGCTCGACGAGCGTATGACCGAACTGCGCGAGCGCTACGGACTGCGACCCGAGGACCTCAATCTGGATCTCGGACCGCTCGGACCGCTCCTTCCCCGCGAATGA
- a CDS encoding class I SAM-dependent methyltransferase, which yields MPKARETATYTHGHHESVLRSHTWRTAANSAAYLLGSLKPHMRILDIGCGPGTITADLAALVPDGHVTGVDHAPAILEQARATAAGRGLANVDFAVADVHALAYPDDTFCVVHAHQVLQHVGDPVQALREMLRVTRPGGYVAVRDSDYAAMTWYPASPGMDDWQDLYHRVARANGGEPDAGRRLKSWALAAGVTDITATSATWTFSTPEERAWWSGLWADRTVASAYAERATGGGHATPEQLRAVSQAWREWGRREDGWFGVLHGEILCRKAA from the coding sequence ATGCCGAAGGCGCGGGAGACCGCCACCTACACCCACGGACACCACGAATCGGTACTGCGGTCGCACACCTGGCGGACCGCGGCCAACTCCGCGGCCTACCTGCTCGGCTCCCTGAAGCCGCACATGAGGATCCTCGACATCGGCTGCGGCCCGGGCACCATCACCGCCGACCTGGCCGCCCTGGTCCCCGACGGACACGTCACCGGCGTCGACCACGCCCCCGCGATCCTCGAGCAGGCCCGCGCCACGGCGGCCGGGCGGGGGCTCGCCAACGTGGACTTCGCGGTCGCCGACGTCCACGCACTGGCCTACCCCGACGACACGTTCTGCGTCGTCCACGCCCACCAGGTGCTCCAGCACGTCGGCGACCCCGTGCAGGCGCTGCGCGAGATGCTGCGGGTGACCAGGCCGGGCGGCTACGTCGCGGTCCGCGACTCGGACTACGCGGCCATGACGTGGTACCCCGCCTCGCCCGGCATGGACGACTGGCAGGACCTGTACCACCGGGTGGCCCGGGCCAACGGCGGCGAACCGGACGCCGGACGCCGGCTGAAGTCCTGGGCCCTGGCGGCCGGGGTCACCGACATCACGGCGACCTCCGCCACCTGGACCTTCAGCACACCCGAGGAACGGGCCTGGTGGAGCGGCCTGTGGGCCGACCGCACGGTCGCCTCGGCGTACGCGGAGCGCGCCACCGGGGGCGGGCACGCCACACCGGAACAGCTGCGGGCCGTGTCACAGGCCTGGCGGGAGTGGGGGCGGCGGGAGGACGGCTGGTTCGGCGTTCTGCACGGAGAGATCCTCTGCCGCAAGGCCGCCTGA
- a CDS encoding ABC-F family ATP-binding cassette domain-containing protein — protein sequence MGHLEAAHLEYYLPDGRALLGDVSFRVGEGAVVALVGPNGAGKTTLLRLISGELKPHGGTVTVSGGLGVMRQFVGSVRDETTVRDLLVSVAPPRIREVAGAVDKAEHAIMTVDDEAAQLQYAQALSDWAEVRGYEAETLWDMCTTAALGIPYDKAQFRLVRTLSGGEQKRLVLEALLRGGDEVLLLDEPDNYLDVPGKRWLEERLKETRKTVLFVSHDRELLSRAAEKIVSVEPGPAGADAWVHGGGFTTYHEARRERFARFEELRRRWDEKHAQLKKLVLNLRQAASISHELASRYQAAQTRLRKFEEAGPPPEPPREQDITMRLKGGRTGVRAVTCKGLELTGLMKPFDLEVFYGERVAVLGSNGSGKSHFLRLLAGESVAHTGEWKLGARVVPGHFAQTHAHPELLGRTLLDILWSEHSQDRGAAMSRLRRYELTQQAEQAFDRLSGGQQARFQILLLELQGVTALLLDEPTDNLDLESAEALQEGLEAFEGTVLSVTHDRWFARSFDRYLVFGSDGRVRETPEPVWDERRVERAR from the coding sequence ATGGGACACCTGGAAGCCGCGCACCTCGAGTACTACCTCCCCGACGGGAGGGCGTTGCTCGGCGACGTGTCCTTCCGGGTGGGCGAAGGGGCCGTGGTGGCCCTGGTGGGGCCCAACGGCGCCGGCAAGACGACGCTGCTGCGGCTGATCTCGGGTGAGCTGAAACCGCACGGCGGGACGGTCACCGTCTCCGGCGGCCTGGGCGTGATGCGCCAGTTCGTGGGCTCCGTACGGGACGAGACGACCGTGCGCGACCTGCTGGTGTCCGTCGCACCGCCCCGCATCCGCGAGGTGGCGGGGGCCGTCGACAAGGCCGAGCACGCCATCATGACCGTCGACGACGAGGCCGCTCAGCTCCAGTACGCGCAGGCCCTCTCCGACTGGGCCGAGGTGCGCGGGTACGAGGCCGAGACGCTGTGGGACATGTGCACCACGGCCGCGCTCGGCATCCCCTACGACAAGGCCCAGTTCCGTCTCGTGCGGACCCTCTCCGGCGGCGAGCAGAAACGGCTCGTGCTGGAGGCGCTGCTGCGCGGCGGCGACGAGGTGCTGCTGCTCGACGAGCCGGACAACTACCTGGACGTGCCCGGCAAGCGGTGGCTGGAGGAACGGCTGAAGGAGACCCGCAAGACGGTCCTCTTCGTCTCCCACGACCGCGAACTCCTCTCCCGTGCCGCCGAGAAGATCGTCTCCGTGGAGCCGGGACCGGCCGGCGCCGACGCCTGGGTGCACGGCGGCGGCTTCACCACCTACCACGAGGCCCGCCGCGAACGCTTCGCCCGCTTCGAGGAGTTGCGCCGCCGGTGGGACGAGAAGCACGCCCAGCTGAAGAAGCTGGTGCTGAACCTGCGTCAGGCCGCGTCGATCAGCCATGAGCTGGCGTCCCGCTACCAGGCCGCCCAGACCCGGCTGCGCAAGTTCGAGGAGGCGGGGCCGCCGCCCGAGCCCCCGCGTGAACAGGACATCACGATGCGCCTCAAGGGCGGCCGCACCGGCGTCCGGGCCGTCACCTGCAAGGGGCTCGAGCTCACCGGCCTGATGAAACCCTTCGACCTGGAGGTGTTCTACGGCGAGCGGGTCGCCGTCCTCGGTTCCAACGGCTCGGGCAAGTCGCACTTCCTGCGGCTGCTGGCCGGCGAGTCCGTGGCGCACACGGGGGAGTGGAAGCTCGGCGCGCGGGTGGTGCCCGGGCACTTCGCCCAGACCCACGCCCATCCCGAACTGCTGGGCCGCACCCTGCTGGACATCCTGTGGAGCGAACACTCGCAGGACCGGGGTGCGGCCATGTCCCGGCTGCGGCGCTACGAGCTCACCCAACAGGCCGAACAGGCGTTCGATCGCCTCTCGGGCGGGCAGCAGGCCCGCTTCCAGATCCTGCTGCTCGAACTGCAGGGCGTCACGGCCCTGCTCCTCGACGAGCCGACGGACAACCTCGACCTGGAGTCCGCGGAAGCGCTCCAGGAGGGCCTGGAAGCCTTCGAGGGGACGGTCCTCTCCGTCACCCACGACCGGTGGTTCGCCCGCTCCTTCGACCGGTACCTGGTCTTCGGCAGCGACGGCCGGGTCCGGGAGACCCCGGAGCCGGTGTGGGACGAACGGCGCGTGGAGCGCGCCCGGTAG